From one Bradyrhizobium sp. Ash2021 genomic stretch:
- a CDS encoding ABC transporter ATP-binding protein: MTDKFISIEGIARRYPGASGGSTAVFENIWLSMARGEFGCVIGHSGCGKTTVLNILAGLDQPSEGTVIVDGQAIEGTSLDRAVIFQSHALLPWRTVLGNVAYAVTSKWRNWDRAKVKAHAQTFIDLVGLTGSEHKRPSELSGGMKQRVGIARALSITPKIMLMDEPFSALDALTRGTLQDEVRRICLTTGQTAFMITHDVDEAIYLADKIFLMTNGPGAVLAEIVENPLPKDRGRIDLHRHPYYYALRNHIVDFLVSRSKTFAAETPGHDPRNVPLVRIGKPELVIASVSEESKQASRPGLSRPSTSS; the protein is encoded by the coding sequence ATGACCGACAAGTTCATTTCCATCGAGGGTATCGCGCGGCGCTACCCGGGCGCCAGCGGCGGCTCGACCGCCGTGTTCGAAAATATCTGGCTGTCGATGGCGCGCGGCGAATTCGGCTGCGTGATCGGCCATTCCGGCTGCGGCAAGACCACGGTGCTGAATATCCTGGCCGGTCTCGACCAGCCGAGCGAGGGCACGGTGATCGTGGACGGGCAGGCGATCGAGGGCACCAGCCTCGACCGCGCGGTGATTTTCCAGAGCCACGCGCTGTTGCCGTGGCGCACCGTGCTCGGCAACGTCGCCTATGCCGTGACCTCGAAATGGCGGAACTGGGACCGCGCGAAGGTGAAGGCGCATGCGCAGACCTTCATCGATCTCGTTGGGCTCACCGGCTCCGAGCACAAGCGCCCGTCGGAACTATCGGGCGGCATGAAGCAGCGCGTCGGCATCGCGCGCGCGCTCTCGATCACGCCAAAGATCATGCTGATGGACGAGCCGTTCTCGGCGCTGGACGCGCTGACGCGAGGAACGCTGCAGGATGAAGTTCGCCGCATCTGTCTTACGACCGGGCAGACCGCGTTCATGATCACCCATGATGTCGATGAAGCGATTTATCTCGCCGACAAGATTTTCCTGATGACCAACGGTCCAGGTGCCGTGCTGGCGGAGATCGTGGAAAACCCGCTGCCGAAGGATCGCGGCCGCATCGATCTGCACCGCCACCCCTATTACTACGCGCTGCGAAACCATATCGTCGATTTCCTGGTTAGCCGCAGCAAGACGTTTGCTGCGGAGACGCCCGGCCACGATCCGCGCAACGTGCCATTGGTTCGGATCGGCAAACCCGAACTGGTCATCGCATCGGTATCCGAAGAATCAAAACAGGCGTCACGGCCGGGCTTGTCCCGGCCATCCACGTCTTCTTGA
- a CDS encoding tripartite tricarboxylate transporter substrate-binding protein, with protein MKLLTTTLLAAVAALSVTAAHAEDYPKHPITMIVPFAAGGTSDVIARAVAEEMGQSLGQPVVIENVAGAGGSTALARAARAEPDGYTIAIGNAGTSAATYTIYPKLPFTPESFAPIAMVAKTFGIVALRKDFPAKELKDFIAYAKSNPGKINLGHAGIGSSNFLICKSFVQAAGIDVTLVGYRGAAPALTDAIGGQIDGVCDAAASVSQAIDDKLVRGLVVGSNVRLATLPALPTSAEAGLPEFEAQGWNGLFAPKGTPPEIIAKLNAAARTAVESDAVRKRFADLSTVAPDASEHAPEVLGQLVTHDVEKYRKLLADQK; from the coding sequence GTGAAGCTTTTAACGACGACGCTGCTCGCGGCTGTCGCCGCGTTATCGGTTACGGCTGCTCACGCCGAGGACTATCCAAAACATCCCATCACCATGATCGTGCCGTTCGCGGCCGGCGGCACCTCGGACGTGATCGCGCGCGCCGTCGCCGAGGAGATGGGCCAGTCGCTGGGCCAACCGGTCGTGATCGAGAACGTCGCCGGCGCCGGCGGATCGACCGCGCTGGCGCGGGCAGCGCGCGCGGAGCCCGACGGCTACACCATTGCGATCGGCAATGCCGGTACCAGTGCCGCGACCTACACGATCTATCCAAAACTGCCGTTCACACCGGAATCCTTCGCGCCGATTGCCATGGTGGCGAAGACCTTTGGCATCGTCGCGCTGCGCAAGGATTTTCCCGCCAAGGAGCTGAAGGACTTCATCGCGTACGCGAAAAGCAATCCTGGCAAGATCAATCTCGGCCATGCCGGCATCGGCTCGTCGAACTTTTTGATCTGTAAGAGCTTCGTCCAGGCCGCGGGCATCGATGTGACCCTGGTGGGCTATCGCGGCGCGGCGCCTGCGCTGACCGATGCGATCGGCGGCCAGATCGACGGCGTCTGCGACGCGGCGGCGTCGGTGTCGCAGGCGATCGACGACAAGCTCGTCCGGGGCCTGGTGGTCGGCTCGAATGTGCGGCTCGCAACGCTGCCGGCTCTGCCGACCTCGGCGGAGGCAGGCCTTCCCGAATTCGAGGCGCAGGGCTGGAACGGCCTGTTTGCGCCGAAAGGCACGCCGCCCGAGATCATCGCGAAGCTGAACGCGGCAGCGCGGACCGCGGTGGAAAGCGACGCGGTCAGGAAGCGCTTTGCCGATTTGTCGACGGTCGCGCCCGATGCCAGCGAGCATGCGCCGGAAGTCCTCGGGCAATTGGTGACGCACGACGTCGAGAAATACCGCAAACTGCTGGCAGATCAGAAGTAG
- the ntrB gene encoding nitrate ABC transporter permease, giving the protein MTFSLRFRAAIVSIALFVAFIGIWHIATRGTATVATMTPEYAKLMGLTATQGKSAMPGPLDVGAKLWEHLKRPFYDNGPNDKGLGIQLGYSIARVGLGYFLAVIVAIPLGFLIGMSPLINKALDPFIQVLKPISPLAWMPLALYTIKDSSISAIFVIFICSVWPMLLNTAFGVAAVRKEWINVARTLEVGTVRRAFTVILPAAAPTILTGMRISIGIAWLVIVAAEMLVGGTGIGYFVWNEWNNLSITNVIIAILLIGIVGMLLDQILARFTRMVTFPE; this is encoded by the coding sequence ATGACCTTCTCGCTCCGCTTCCGCGCCGCGATCGTGTCGATCGCGCTGTTTGTTGCCTTTATCGGCATCTGGCACATCGCCACGCGCGGCACCGCAACCGTCGCCACCATGACGCCGGAATATGCCAAGCTGATGGGGCTGACCGCGACGCAGGGCAAATCGGCGATGCCGGGACCATTAGATGTCGGCGCGAAATTGTGGGAGCACCTCAAGCGGCCGTTTTATGATAACGGCCCGAACGACAAGGGCCTCGGCATCCAGCTCGGCTACTCCATCGCCCGCGTGGGGTTAGGCTATTTCCTGGCTGTCATTGTCGCGATCCCGCTCGGGTTCCTGATCGGGATGTCGCCCTTGATCAACAAGGCGCTCGACCCCTTCATTCAGGTGCTGAAGCCGATCTCGCCGCTGGCCTGGATGCCGCTGGCGCTCTACACCATCAAGGATTCCTCGATCTCCGCGATTTTTGTGATCTTCATCTGCTCGGTGTGGCCGATGCTGCTGAATACGGCCTTCGGCGTCGCCGCCGTGCGCAAGGAATGGATCAACGTCGCGCGCACGCTCGAGGTCGGCACCGTCAGGCGCGCCTTCACCGTGATCCTGCCGGCGGCCGCGCCGACCATTTTGACGGGCATGCGGATCTCGATCGGCATCGCCTGGCTCGTGATCGTCGCGGCCGAAATGCTGGTCGGCGGCACCGGTATCGGCTACTTCGTCTGGAACGAGTGGAACAATCTCTCGATCACCAATGTCATCATCGCGATTTTGCTGATCGGGATCGTCGGCATGCTGCTCGACCAGATTCTGGCGCGGTTCACCCGCATGGTCACGTTCCCGGAATGA
- a CDS encoding EamA family transporter, with amino-acid sequence MIRALPQKHRGWRDYALLLALACCWSSTYPLTKIGLGSIPPITFISARSLIAAGFLLVILRARGIRIPTDAKAWKLFAFQQTINSTIPFLMITWAQQYVPASITVVLASTTPIFAFVITWGITRHEPATLLKLAGAVLGLAGTAAIIGLDALGGLGSNIFAEIVILLATVSFACATIFGLRLSDYDPMVVAAGSLLFGGCILLPASLIIDHPWTLRPTAHALAATVTMGIFSSALGLMLFYMCLTRLGTLTTNAQGYLRIPIGVGLSVLLVGETVPSNLALGLLLVMAGVAAMTMPKDGLRRWINRNRTV; translated from the coding sequence GTGATTCGGGCTCTCCCTCAGAAGCATCGCGGCTGGCGTGATTATGCGCTGCTGCTGGCGCTGGCGTGCTGCTGGAGTTCGACCTATCCGCTGACCAAGATCGGCCTCGGCTCGATCCCGCCGATCACCTTCATCTCGGCACGCTCGCTGATCGCGGCCGGTTTCCTGCTCGTCATCCTGCGCGCGCGCGGCATTCGGATTCCGACCGACGCCAAGGCCTGGAAGCTGTTCGCGTTCCAGCAGACCATCAATTCGACGATTCCGTTCCTGATGATCACCTGGGCGCAGCAATATGTGCCGGCGTCCATCACCGTGGTGCTGGCCTCGACGACGCCGATCTTCGCCTTCGTCATCACCTGGGGCATCACCCGGCACGAACCGGCCACGCTGCTCAAGCTCGCCGGCGCCGTCCTGGGGCTTGCCGGAACCGCCGCGATCATCGGCCTCGACGCGCTGGGCGGCCTCGGCAGCAATATCTTTGCCGAGATCGTGATCCTGCTCGCCACCGTCTCCTTTGCCTGCGCCACGATCTTCGGACTGCGGCTCTCCGACTACGACCCGATGGTGGTGGCGGCGGGCTCGCTTTTGTTCGGCGGCTGCATCCTGCTGCCGGCGTCGCTGATCATCGACCATCCCTGGACCTTGCGGCCGACGGCGCACGCACTCGCCGCCACCGTCACCATGGGAATTTTCTCGAGCGCGCTCGGACTGATGCTGTTCTACATGTGCCTGACGCGGCTCGGCACGCTGACCACCAACGCGCAGGGCTATCTGCGCATCCCCATCGGCGTCGGCCTGTCGGTGCTGCTGGTCGGCGAAACCGTGCCGTCCAATCTCGCGCTCGGCCTGCTGCTGGTGATGGCCGGCGTCGCCGCCATGACCATGCCGAAAGACGGTTTGAGACGATGGATCAATCGAAACCGCACGGTGTGA
- the purQ gene encoding phosphoribosylformylglycinamidine synthase subunit PurQ: protein MKSAVLVFPGINRERDMARALKLASGHEAVMVWHAETALPKGTDLVVVPGGFSYGDYLRCGAIAARAPVMDAVRTFAAGGGLVLGVCNGFQILCEAGLLPGVLMRNARLKFICQDVHLRVERSDTPFTRGYNAGQVIRVPVAHGEGNYEADEETIKRLEGEGRVLYRYCSADGVVDETSNINGAADSIAGIVNERGNVLGMMPHPENHVEDIMGCTDGRGLFAGLVAHLEAAA from the coding sequence ATGAAATCCGCCGTCCTCGTCTTTCCCGGAATCAATCGCGAGCGCGACATGGCGCGCGCGCTCAAGCTGGCATCGGGCCATGAGGCCGTGATGGTCTGGCATGCCGAGACCGCGCTGCCGAAGGGCACCGATCTCGTCGTCGTACCCGGCGGCTTCTCCTATGGCGATTATCTGCGCTGCGGCGCCATTGCCGCGCGCGCGCCCGTGATGGACGCGGTGCGTACGTTTGCGGCCGGCGGTGGCCTCGTGCTCGGCGTCTGCAACGGGTTCCAGATCCTCTGTGAAGCCGGGCTTCTGCCCGGCGTGCTGATGCGCAATGCACGGCTGAAATTCATCTGCCAGGATGTTCACTTGAGGGTCGAACGCTCGGACACGCCGTTCACCCGCGGCTACAATGCCGGACAGGTGATCCGCGTGCCGGTGGCGCATGGCGAAGGCAATTACGAGGCGGACGAAGAGACGATCAAGCGGCTCGAAGGCGAGGGGCGGGTGCTCTATCGCTATTGCTCGGCCGATGGCGTCGTCGACGAGACCTCCAACATCAACGGCGCGGCGGATTCGATCGCGGGCATTGTCAACGAGCGCGGCAATGTGCTCGGCATGATGCCGCATCCGGAAAACCACGTCGAAGACATCATGGGCTGCACCGACGGCCGCGGTCTGTTTGCAGGCCTGGTGGCACATCTGGAAGCCGCGGCGTGA
- the purS gene encoding phosphoribosylformylglycinamidine synthase subunit PurS — protein sequence MKARVTVTLKSGILDPQGKAIEGALKSLGVDGVASVRQGKVFDIELSGSDKAEAEAALKAAADKLLANTVIENYRVEVLS from the coding sequence GTGAAAGCACGCGTTACCGTCACGCTGAAATCCGGCATTCTTGATCCGCAGGGCAAGGCCATCGAAGGCGCGCTGAAATCGCTCGGCGTCGATGGCGTCGCCAGCGTGCGTCAGGGCAAGGTGTTCGACATCGAACTGTCCGGCTCCGACAAGGCCGAGGCGGAGGCGGCGCTGAAAGCCGCCGCCGACAAGCTGTTGGCGAATACCGTGATCGAGAATTACCGGGTCGAGGTTCTGAGCTGA
- the corA gene encoding magnesium/cobalt transporter CorA, translating to MNVVPLTTPATDPIASEGVVAASVYVDGRRVANIAIDEASSWRSKPGHVVWIGLYEPDLALLTSVQKQFDLHDLAIEDANNAHQRPKIEQYGEGLFIVARTAQLIDGRIAFGETHLFVGEGYLVSVRHGASTSYAAVRERCESCPRALARGEDYILYAILDFIVDNYSPVLETIHEEVEEIEDYVLANTITRAQIERLYMLRRDLLRLRNAVGPLVEVCRRLEHDNLPMVRSTMQTLFRDVTDHVRNIQEHIDSMREVLAFAFEASLLLGQSQETAVSKKLASWLAIIAVPTAVAGIYGMNFKYIPELQLEYGYFIVMGLMLVACVGLYWRFRRVGWL from the coding sequence ATGAATGTTGTGCCGCTGACGACCCCCGCAACCGATCCGATCGCCTCCGAAGGCGTAGTCGCCGCCAGCGTTTATGTCGACGGCCGGCGCGTTGCCAATATTGCCATCGATGAGGCGTCGAGTTGGCGCAGCAAGCCCGGTCATGTGGTCTGGATCGGGCTCTATGAGCCGGATCTGGCGCTCCTGACCAGTGTGCAGAAACAGTTCGACCTGCACGATCTCGCCATCGAAGACGCCAACAATGCCCATCAGCGGCCGAAAATCGAACAATACGGCGAAGGCCTGTTCATCGTGGCGCGGACGGCGCAACTGATCGACGGCAGGATCGCGTTCGGCGAGACGCATCTGTTCGTCGGCGAAGGCTATCTCGTCTCGGTGCGCCACGGCGCATCGACGTCATATGCGGCGGTGCGCGAACGCTGCGAGAGCTGTCCCCGCGCGCTGGCGCGAGGCGAGGATTATATCCTCTACGCCATCCTCGATTTCATCGTCGACAACTATTCCCCCGTACTGGAAACGATCCACGAGGAGGTCGAGGAGATCGAGGATTACGTGCTGGCCAATACCATCACGCGGGCGCAGATCGAACGGCTCTACATGCTGCGCCGCGATCTGTTGCGGCTCCGTAACGCGGTCGGACCGTTGGTGGAGGTTTGCCGCCGGCTCGAACACGACAATCTGCCGATGGTGCGTTCGACCATGCAGACGCTGTTTCGCGACGTCACCGACCACGTCAGGAACATCCAGGAGCACATCGATTCAATGCGCGAAGTGCTGGCGTTCGCGTTCGAGGCGAGCCTTCTGCTCGGCCAGTCCCAGGAGACCGCGGTCTCCAAGAAGCTGGCGTCGTGGCTCGCCATCATCGCAGTTCCGACCGCGGTTGCCGGAATCTACGGGATGAATTTCAAGTACATTCCCGAACTCCAGCTGGAGTACGGCTATTTCATCGTCATGGGACTGATGCTGGTCGCCTGCGTCGGATTGTACTGGCGATTTCGCCGCGTCGGATGGCTGTGA
- a CDS encoding PaaI family thioesterase codes for MNELSKTAFVKRPDLYVETEGEFAGWRTWSRDSFETHNGPFWHRVEEDGRVRCAFRVEKKHLNGMRNVHGGCFMTFADYCLFALASSVLQGPGVTVSFGCEFLDAAREGELVECEGEITRAGGSLIFLRGVLKSGERSLFTFSGTIKRVKRKAPAVASAVAT; via the coding sequence GTGAACGAGCTATCCAAAACCGCATTCGTCAAGCGCCCCGATCTCTACGTCGAAACCGAGGGCGAATTCGCCGGCTGGCGGACCTGGAGCCGCGATAGCTTTGAGACCCATAACGGGCCGTTCTGGCACCGGGTCGAGGAAGACGGCCGCGTCCGCTGCGCATTCCGCGTCGAGAAAAAGCACCTCAACGGCATGCGCAACGTCCATGGCGGCTGCTTCATGACATTTGCGGATTATTGCCTGTTCGCGCTGGCGTCCTCGGTGCTGCAGGGACCCGGCGTGACGGTGTCGTTTGGCTGCGAATTCCTCGATGCCGCGCGCGAGGGCGAACTGGTCGAATGCGAGGGCGAAATCACCCGCGCCGGCGGCTCGCTGATCTTTTTGCGCGGCGTGCTGAAATCCGGCGAACGGTCGCTGTTCACGTTCTCGGGCACCATCAAGCGGGTGAAGCGCAAGGCGCCGGCGGTGGCCAGCGCCGTTGCCACCTGA
- the cynS gene encoding cyanase, producing the protein MKREDLTEKLLDIKREKGWNWKYICEKIGGYSEVLIVGAILGQMKLTKPQAANAAELFGLSKSETTMLNETPMRGMPMPPTDPLIYRFYELVMVNGPAWKALIEEEYGDGIMSAIDFDMVMERLPNPKGDRVKITMSGKFLPYKYYGASGNVPEYGFKEG; encoded by the coding sequence ATGAAACGCGAAGACCTCACCGAAAAGCTGCTCGATATCAAGCGCGAGAAGGGCTGGAACTGGAAATACATCTGCGAAAAGATCGGCGGCTATTCCGAGGTGTTGATCGTCGGCGCGATCCTCGGCCAAATGAAATTGACAAAACCGCAAGCGGCGAATGCGGCGGAACTGTTCGGGCTCTCGAAGTCCGAGACCACCATGCTCAACGAGACCCCGATGCGCGGCATGCCGATGCCGCCGACCGATCCCCTGATCTATCGCTTCTATGAACTGGTGATGGTCAACGGCCCGGCATGGAAGGCGCTAATCGAGGAAGAATATGGCGACGGCATCATGTCGGCGATCGATTTCGACATGGTGATGGAGCGCCTGCCCAACCCGAAGGGAGACCGCGTCAAGATCACGATGTCTGGAAAATTCCTGCCGTACAAATATTACGGTGCCAGCGGCAACGTGCCGGAATACGGGTTTAAGGAGGGGTGA
- a CDS encoding DUF1476 domain-containing protein, which yields MTTFDKREEGFEKQFAVDEELKFKAQARRNRLLGLWVAGKLGLTGDAATAYAKEVVAADFEAGDRDVVHKVTKDLAAKGETITESELGAKMIELMAQAIAQVKAGT from the coding sequence ATGACCACTTTCGACAAGCGCGAGGAAGGCTTTGAGAAGCAATTTGCCGTGGACGAGGAGCTGAAGTTCAAGGCTCAGGCACGCCGCAACAGGCTGCTGGGACTGTGGGTGGCCGGGAAGCTCGGACTGACGGGCGACGCGGCGACCGCCTATGCCAAGGAGGTGGTCGCGGCCGATTTCGAGGCCGGCGACCGCGACGTGGTCCACAAGGTGACGAAGGACCTCGCCGCCAAGGGCGAGACCATCACGGAATCGGAGCTCGGCGCCAAGATGATCGAGCTGATGGCGCAGGCGATCGCCCAGGTGAAGGCGGGGACGTGA
- the purC gene encoding phosphoribosylaminoimidazolesuccinocarboxamide synthase, translated as MSRRRRIYEGKAKVLYEGPEPGTLIQHFKDDATAFNAKKHQIIEGKGVLNNRISEYLFQHLNDIGVPTHFIRRLNMREQLIREVEIVPLEVVVRNVAAGSLSQRLGIEEGTQLPRSIIEFYYKNDQLNDPMVSEEHITAFGWATPQEIDDIMALAIRVNDFLTGLFLGIGIRLVDFKMECGRLFENEMMRIIVADEISPDSCRLWDIKSNEKLDKDRFRRDLGGLLEAYTEVAKRLGILMENERPAGSGPVLVKS; from the coding sequence ATGAGCCGTCGACGCCGCATTTATGAAGGCAAGGCAAAGGTCCTGTATGAAGGTCCGGAGCCGGGAACCCTGATCCAGCACTTCAAGGACGATGCGACCGCGTTCAATGCCAAGAAACACCAGATTATTGAGGGCAAGGGCGTCCTCAATAACCGGATTTCGGAGTACCTGTTTCAGCACCTCAACGACATCGGGGTGCCGACCCATTTCATCCGCCGCCTCAACATGCGCGAGCAGCTGATTCGCGAGGTCGAGATCGTGCCGCTGGAGGTGGTGGTGCGGAACGTGGCGGCGGGATCGCTGTCGCAGCGCCTCGGCATCGAGGAAGGTACCCAATTGCCGCGCTCGATCATCGAGTTCTATTACAAGAACGACCAGCTCAACGATCCCATGGTGTCGGAAGAGCACATCACCGCGTTCGGCTGGGCCACGCCGCAGGAAATCGACGACATCATGGCACTCGCGATCCGCGTCAACGACTTCCTGACCGGGCTGTTTCTGGGCATCGGTATCCGCCTGGTCGATTTCAAGATGGAATGCGGCCGGCTGTTCGAGAACGAGATGATGCGCATCATCGTCGCCGACGAGATCTCGCCGGACTCCTGCCGGCTGTGGGACATCAAGTCGAACGAAAAACTCGACAAGGACCGCTTCCGCCGCGATCTCGGCGGCCTGCTGGAGGCCTATACCGAGGTGGCAAAACGGCTGGGCATCCTGATGGAGAACGAGCGGCCGGCCGGCTCCGGTCCGGTGCTGGTGAAGAGCTGA
- the purL gene encoding phosphoribosylformylglycinamidine synthase subunit PurL yields the protein MNEPQITPELVASHGLKPDEYERILKLIGRVPSFTELGIFSAMWNEHCSYKSSRIHLKGLPTKAPWVIQGPGENAGVIDIGDGQAVVFKMESHNHPSYIEPYQGATTGVGGILRDVFTMGARPIACLNALSFGAPEHPKTRHLVSGVVAGVGGYGNSFGVPTVGGEVRFHTRYDGNILVNAMAVGLAETDKIFYAAASGVNMPIVYLGSKTGRDGIHGASMASAEFDDDSAEKRPTVQVGDPFAEKLLLEACLEIMEADCVIAIQDMGAAGLTCSAVEMGAKGDLGVDLNLDAVPTRETGMSAYEMMLSESQERMLMVLKPEKEEEAEAIFRKWGLDFAVVGYTTPSKRFVVKHGGDVMADLPIKELGDEAPLYDRPHVPSAPLPVIHARDVKPPVGIAAALEKLIGTPELCSKRWVWEQYDHVILGNTVQRPGGDAAVVRVKDGPKGLALTVDVTPRYCEADPYQGGMQAVAEAWRNITAVGGRPLAITDNLNFGNPERPEIMGQFVGCLKGISEACRTLDFPVVSGNVSLYNETNGRGILPTPSIGGVGLLDDFTKSATLAFKAAGDAILLIGDTHGWLGQSVYLRDICGREEGAPPPVDLSAEKRNGCVVRGMIHAGTATAVHDVSDGGLLVALAEMAIGSGIGAQLLAAPAAIVPHAYWFGEDQARYIVTVPAEQAGLVLAKMKGAGVPCARIGTTGGDTIEVAGEAPVTIKALNTAFEAWLPTYMSAKVF from the coding sequence ATGAACGAACCCCAGATCACCCCCGAACTCGTCGCCAGCCATGGGCTCAAGCCGGACGAGTATGAGCGCATCCTGAAACTGATCGGGCGGGTGCCGAGCTTCACCGAACTCGGGATTTTCTCCGCGATGTGGAACGAGCACTGCTCGTACAAATCCTCGCGTATCCACCTGAAGGGCCTGCCGACCAAGGCGCCCTGGGTGATCCAGGGCCCGGGCGAGAACGCCGGCGTGATCGATATCGGCGATGGCCAGGCGGTCGTGTTCAAGATGGAGAGCCACAACCACCCGAGCTACATCGAGCCCTATCAGGGTGCCACCACCGGCGTCGGCGGCATTTTGCGCGACGTCTTTACGATGGGTGCGCGGCCGATTGCGTGTCTGAACGCGCTGAGCTTTGGCGCGCCGGAGCACCCGAAGACGCGGCATCTGGTGTCCGGCGTCGTCGCCGGCGTCGGCGGCTACGGCAATTCGTTTGGCGTGCCCACGGTCGGCGGGGAGGTGCGTTTCCACACCCGCTATGACGGCAATATCCTCGTCAACGCGATGGCGGTCGGCCTTGCCGAGACCGACAAGATTTTTTATGCCGCGGCCTCCGGCGTGAACATGCCGATCGTCTATCTCGGCTCCAAAACCGGGCGCGACGGCATTCACGGCGCCTCGATGGCCTCGGCCGAATTCGACGACGATAGCGCCGAGAAGCGCCCGACCGTGCAGGTCGGCGATCCCTTTGCGGAAAAGCTTCTGTTGGAAGCCTGCCTCGAGATCATGGAAGCCGATTGCGTGATCGCGATCCAGGACATGGGCGCGGCGGGTCTGACCTGTTCCGCGGTCGAGATGGGCGCCAAGGGCGACCTCGGCGTCGATCTCAATCTCGACGCGGTGCCGACGCGCGAAACCGGCATGAGCGCCTATGAGATGATGCTCTCGGAAAGCCAGGAGCGCATGCTCATGGTGCTCAAGCCCGAGAAGGAAGAAGAGGCCGAGGCGATCTTCAGGAAATGGGGATTGGATTTCGCCGTGGTCGGCTACACCACGCCGAGCAAGCGTTTTGTGGTCAAGCATGGCGGCGACGTCATGGCTGATCTGCCGATCAAGGAATTGGGCGACGAGGCGCCGCTCTACGACCGGCCGCATGTGCCATCCGCGCCGTTGCCCGTGATCCATGCGCGCGACGTGAAGCCACCGGTCGGAATTGCGGCCGCGCTGGAAAAATTGATCGGCACGCCCGAGCTCTGCTCGAAGCGCTGGGTCTGGGAGCAATACGACCACGTCATTTTGGGCAATACCGTTCAACGTCCCGGCGGCGATGCCGCCGTCGTGCGCGTGAAGGACGGGCCGAAGGGGCTGGCACTGACCGTCGACGTGACGCCACGCTATTGCGAGGCCGACCCGTATCAAGGTGGCATGCAGGCGGTGGCGGAAGCCTGGCGCAACATCACGGCCGTGGGCGGACGGCCGCTCGCGATCACTGATAATCTCAATTTCGGCAATCCGGAGCGGCCCGAGATCATGGGGCAGTTCGTCGGCTGCCTGAAAGGCATTTCGGAAGCCTGCCGCACGCTCGATTTCCCGGTCGTGTCCGGCAACGTCTCGCTCTACAACGAGACCAACGGCCGCGGCATTTTGCCGACGCCCTCGATCGGTGGCGTCGGCCTGCTCGACGATTTCACGAAATCCGCGACGCTGGCGTTCAAGGCGGCCGGCGACGCGATCCTGCTGATCGGCGATACCCATGGCTGGCTCGGCCAGTCGGTGTATTTGCGCGATATCTGCGGCCGCGAAGAGGGCGCGCCGCCACCGGTCGATCTCTCGGCCGAAAAGCGCAATGGCTGCGTGGTGCGCGGCATGATCCACGCCGGCACCGCCACGGCCGTGCACGACGTCTCCGACGGCGGGCTTTTGGTCGCACTCGCCGAGATGGCGATCGGGAGCGGCATCGGCGCGCAGCTATTGGCGGCGCCTGCGGCGATCGTGCCGCATGCCTATTGGTTCGGCGAGGATCAGGCGCGCTACATCGTGACGGTCCCGGCGGAGCAGGCCGGCCTGGTGCTGGCGAAGATGAAGGGCGCCGGTGTGCCCTGCGCGCGTATCGGCACCACGGGCGGCGACACGATAGAGGTCGCCGGCGAAGCGCCGGTGACAATCAAGGCGCTCAACACGGCGTTCGAGGCCTGGTTGCCGACCTATATGAGCGCCAAGGTGTTCTGA